The DNA sequence TCACCGCGGAACTCGAAGTCGGCGAATCGGACCTCGACCATGCCCTGCCGTTCGACCATATCGACGCGGCTCCTTATCGTCGGGTCAACTTCGTCGAGAAGGGAACGCTCGATCGCTTGAAGGACCTCTCGAAGAAGCGTTGCGAAACGTCTCCCGACTTCCAAAAGGTCGACCATCGCGTGACCCGCTACCGAGACCAAAAGAAGAAGAAGACGATCTCGCTCAACGAAGAGAAATTCCTTGCCGAAGTGAACGCCGACAAGGAAGAAGGAGACCTCGAGAACGAAATCGAAAAGGAAATGAACGAGCAGGATAAGCCGGTCGTGAAGAAGGACTACTACTTCAACGAAGCCCTGGCCGTGACGCTCGACTACCTCGACGCGATCAAAGCCGCCGGAGCTCGCAAGATCACGGCGGTCGGCGATCGCTAAGAGCTCTCCTTAAGCTCGCACGATTCGAACTTTCTAAGAGGACGTCGGCTCCGGCCGGCGTCCTCTTTTCGTTGCTACATTTCTATTGCCGCATTCTCCGCTAGCACTCGCTGCGAACCGCGCCGCAGAAGCCGGCGATCGCGGTGTTCACCGAAACGCCGAGCCCGCCCTCCCCGCGAGGCATGTGCCTCTGATTTATCGTCGAAAACGACTCTACCAAGCTTGCGGCCTATCCGGTCTCGGGGCGTTTCGGTAATCAGCGGGACCTATATGCGACGAATTCCCTTGTGAGGCGGCGAAACGAGGCGGTTTTTCGAGAGGCTGACCATGGCGACGGTTCCGGTTCGCGACGGCGCGTGGGATAATTCGATCGCTCCGAAACGGGTCGGCCGACGCCTGTGGCTCAAAACTTCGGCGGCGCTCGCCGTCGGCGGCCTCGGTGCTTGGTGGACGTTCGGCCGCGGAGCCCCCGTCGAAGAGACCGGAGCCGTGCTCGGGTCCGTGACCCAAGTCGGCGAGGTTTCCTCGAAGATCCAAGGGGCCGAAGCGATCGCGCTGTGTCGCAAGCTGCTCGAAGAAGCGCGCCTCAAGCTGCTGCCGGTCCAAACCGTCTCGGCCGTGTTTCAGAAGCAAGAGCGGATCAACGACAAGCTCCAGCCGTTGAACGTGATGGACGTCAAAGTCCGCCGCTCGCCGTTGGCGATCTACATGAAATGGCACTCGCCCGAGCAAGGGCAACAGATCATCTGGCGCGATGGCAGCGACGACGGCAAGATCCTCGTCAGCCCCGTCGGCTGGAAGAAGAAGCTCGTGCCGCTCGTGAAGATCGCTCCCGACGACGACATGGAGAAGGCGGTCAGCCGGCGGCCGGTGACGAACATCGGCATCTGGAACTTCAACGAACGTATCACGGCGCTCTTGAACGAAGAGCTCGTCAAGGATCCGGCCGTGGCGGTGCATGTGAACGAAGGGCGCGAGATCAGCGGCCGCCCCTGCTACGAATTCTCGTTCGAGCATGCTCAGCCGAGCAGCATCGTCCGCTTCAAGCAGGTTCAGATCTTCATCGATCGGACCCTCGGCGTGCCGGTCGCCTGCGAGCACTACCGCTGGTCGGAAAACCCGGCCGACGGGGCGCACCTC is a window from the Planctomycetia bacterium genome containing:
- a CDS encoding DUF1571 domain-containing protein, producing MATVPVRDGAWDNSIAPKRVGRRLWLKTSAALAVGGLGAWWTFGRGAPVEETGAVLGSVTQVGEVSSKIQGAEAIALCRKLLEEARLKLLPVQTVSAVFQKQERINDKLQPLNVMDVKVRRSPLAIYMKWHSPEQGQQIIWRDGSDDGKILVSPVGWKKKLVPLVKIAPDDDMEKAVSRRPVTNIGIWNFNERITALLNEELVKDPAVAVHVNEGREISGRPCYEFSFEHAQPSSIVRFKQVQIFIDRTLGVPVACEHYRWSENPADGAHLEESYLYRDLALDVALGDSDFDPGNPSLSFGVK